A section of the Amycolatopsis sp. AA4 genome encodes:
- a CDS encoding ubiquitin-like protein Pup → MAQEKIEKHGGGDSHEEFDDAGGAGQERREKLGEDVDTILDEIDDVLEENAEDFVRAYVQKGGE, encoded by the coding sequence ATGGCGCAGGAGAAGATCGAGAAGCACGGCGGCGGCGATTCCCACGAGGAGTTCGACGACGCCGGCGGGGCGGGCCAGGAGCGGCGGGAGAAGCTCGGCGAGGACGTGGACACGATCCTCGACGAGATCGACGACGTGCTGGAAGAGAACGCCGAGGACTTCGTCCGCGCTTACGTGCAGAAGGGCGGCGAGTAG